From a region of the Salvelinus alpinus chromosome 2, SLU_Salpinus.1, whole genome shotgun sequence genome:
- the LOC139558663 gene encoding uncharacterized protein isoform X2: protein MPVKKNTHRQGTGGGSPKADLTPAEDMALELNKGRPVLEGIPGGKETSIGSSQDATRFIQVSGSTVFLLEPPAQAPDDADPGEGPSAAATAHDGDDDEEETISLDSRRHEDPDAIQWENQPGNISSQAIRKLYGNHLRRQIELADIDIQYKKKKMENLALESEIKKRTIRKLDLEIKKLERELQEDDTAQNKN, encoded by the exons atgc cagtgaaaaagaatacccacagacaaggcacgggtggtgggtcaccaaaggctgaccttaccccagcagaggacatggccttggagctaaataaaggcaggcccgtcttagaggggatccctggggggaaagagacgagcataggttcctcccaagatgccacccgcttcattcaag tgtctggcagcactgtgttcctgttagagccaccagcacaagcaccagacgatgctgatcca ggtgaaggccccagtgcagcagcaacagcacatgatggagacgatgatgaggaggagaccatctctctggattccagaaggcatgag gacccagatgctatacagtgggaaaaccagcctggcaacata agctcacaagctatcagaaagttgtatggcaaccacctccggcgccaaatagaactggcagacatagacattcagtacaagaagaaaaagatggaaaatcttgcactggagtccgaaataaaaaagaggacaattaggaaactggaccttgaaataaaaaaacttgagagggag ctccaagaagatgacacagctcaaaataaaaattag
- the LOC139558663 gene encoding putative nuclease HARBI1 isoform X1, which translates to MKAQNCVFLSALTMACPFVRDVVDEEALVLRRAFRRERVFRDRLDPLAFPDDHLYERYRFSADGIRYLCRLLGPRIKHRTARSHALSVEQMVCVALRFFASGAFLYSVGDAEQLNKATICRTIRSVCLAIKALADVFISFPGHRRLCDIKEEFYRIAGFPNVIGAVDCTHIRIKAPSGGHEADFVNRKSFHSINVQMVCNADCVISNVVAKWPGSVHDSRIFRASEIYQCLSQGEFSGVLLGDRGYGCQPFLLTPFTDPQEAQQAYNHAHARTRARVEMTFGLLKARFHCLHKLRVSPVRACDITVACAVLHNVACLRKERAPRVPPAMDWDNPAIFPDDDSGRLLRDQYVLNYFS; encoded by the exons atgaaggcccaaaattgtgtgttcctttctgctctgacaatggcatgcccattcgtgcgagatgtggtggatgaagaagcacttgtgctgaggagagccttcaggcgagaaagggtcttcagggaccggttggacccactggccttccctgatgaccatctatatgaaagatacaggttttctgcagatggcatcaggtatctatgcagactactgggtcccaggattaagcaccgcactgcacggagccatgcactgagtgtggagcaaatggtttgtgtggccttgcgcttttttgctagtggagccttcctgtactcagtgggggatgcagaacagctgaacaaggccacaatttgccgcacaataaggagtgtgtgtctggctatcaaagcattagcagatgtcttcatctccttccctggccacagaagactctgtgacatcaaagaggagttctataggattgcag gtttccccaatgtcattggtgcagtggactgcacacacataaggataaaagccccctcaggtggccatgaggccgattttgtgaataggaaatcctttcacagcattaatgttcag atggtctgcaatgctgactgtgtgatcagcaatgttgtggcaaaatggcctggctcagtccatgactccagaatctttcgggcctctgaaatctatcagtgcctatcacaag gtgaattctctggtgtgttgctgggagacagggggtatggctgccagccttttctcctgacacctttcacagacccccaggaagcacagcaggcctacaaccatgcccatgccaggaccagggccagagttgaaatgacctttggcctcctgaaggcacgctttcactgccttcacaaattaagggtcagccctgttagggcatgtgatattactgtggcttgtgctgtcctccacaatgtggcctgcctgaggaaggagagggcccccagagtgccaccagccatggactgggacaatccggcaatcttccctgatgacgacagtggtcggctgctgagggaccaatatgtgttgaattattttagttag